The genomic window CCTGGCTGGGTCCGCTCCCCGGGGCAAAACCAGGCTGGAAGATAGTACTTTTATGAGTGATTTACTGGTGAATCGCAAAGAACGCCATGAACATCAACTGGTCATCCAATTCATCACCCAATGCCTGCAGCACCTGGGTTGCCAGTTACGCCGTTCCCAGGTGCCTCATCTGCTACAACTGTCCAATATTCAACATCTGCGAACCCTGATTCGCGCCCATGTCCCGCCTGGGGTACACCTGCTAGAAATTGTCAGCCAGTTACACCCCACACCTGCCGTCGCCGGACTGCCCCGGGAAATGACCTGCACCTATATTCGCCAACTGGAAACCTTCGATCGTGGCCTCTATGCCGGTCCCCTGGGCTGGCTGGATCACCGGGGCAACGGGGAATTTATTGTGGGTATTCGATCGGCCCTGGTCCAGGACCGGCAGGCTCGATTATATGCCGGTGCAGGGATTGTGCAGGGATCGGACCCCGATCGGGAACTCTCCGAAATTCACCTGAAACTCCAGGCCATCCTCAATGCGCTGGTTTAAGTTCGATTCCCCCTCCCCCTCTCACGGCTCTATGATTTTCCCTGCATTCTCATAGACGCGATAAATCGCGTCTTTATGTGATTCATGACCCTTGATTTTCGGAATACCAATACTCTTTGGGCTTCTATTCTGGCAACGACCCTGGAACACCTCGGCCTGCTACAGGTCATCATTTGTCCTGGCTCTCGCTCTGCTCCCCTGACGATCGCTTTCACTCAACAACCCAATCTCACCAGCATTCCGGTGCTGGATGAGCGGTCTGCCGCCTTCTTCGCCCTCGGGTTAGCCCGCCAGTCCAGAAAACCTGTGGCCCTGGTCTGTACCTCCGGCACCGCAGGAGCCAACTTCTATCCCGCTCTGATTGAAGCCCGGGAAAGTCGGGTTCCCCTGCTGGTGCTGACCGCTGATCGACCTCCAGAAGCCCGCTATTGTAACGCCGGTCAGGCGATCGATCAGCAGAAGTTGTTTGGCCATTATCCCAACTGGTTTGTTGAGCTTGCCCTCCCTAGCCTGGACCCCACCCTGCTAGCCTACCTGCGCCAGACCCTAGTTCACGCATGGGAACGTGCCTGCTGGCCTGTTCCTGGCCCTGTGCATCTGAATATTCCCTTTCGCGATCCCCTGGCTCCCCTGCCCGACCCCACCTGTCAGGCCATGGAATCCCAGTTCCAGCCTGATTTGTTTTTCCAGGGGATAGCTTCCCCGCATCCGGTGGCCCCAGGCCCCAATGAGATCGAGCCATCACTGCTCCTGCAATGGCAGAGCTGCGATCGGGGGCTGATTATTGCCGGTATCGCCCAGCCTGCTGACCCCAAAACCTACTGCGCCACCCTGGGCCGACTGTCCCAACAGTTGGGCTGGCCTGTTCTGGCTGATGGCCTGTCTCCCCTGAGAAATCATGCCGATCTCAATCCCCATTTGATTACCACCTATGATCTGATCCTGCGCCATGGCTCCCTCTCAGTCTTGCTGGCCCCAGAGATGGTGCTTCGGGTGGGGGAAATGCCGACCAGCAAAGTGTTACGGGCCTGGCTGGAGCAGACCCAGCCCCAACAATGGGTCCTGGATGCTGGGGACCGTAACCTGGACCCCCTGCATGGCCGCACTGTCCATTTGCGGATGCCCCCAGACTCACTCACAAGGCTTCCCCTGGAACCACCGGCCCCTCTCACTTCCTATCTGAAATCCTGGCAAACTGCTGAAGCAAAAGTACGGCAAGTTCTGGATGCCACGCTCTCAGCTGAGTCGGGCTGGTTTGAAGGGAAAGCGGCCTGGCTGTTGTCCCAACACCTCCCGCCAGGCACCCCCCTGTTCGTCGCCAATAGTATGCCGATCCGGGATGTGGACTTCTTCTGGCCTCCTTCCAATACCGCCATTTCATTATTCTGCAATCGGGGAGCCAATGGCATCGATGGCACCCTATCAACTGCCCTGGGCATAGCTTATCAGCAACAAAGCGCCGTGCTACTCACGGGTGATCTGGCTCTGTTACATGACACCAACGGCTTGCTGCTGCAGCCTCAATTGAGAGGGCATTTGACCATTGCGCTGATTAATAATCGGGGGGGAGGTATTTTTGAATCCTTGCCCATTGCCCGATTTGATCCACCTTTTGAAGACTTTTTTGCCACGCCTCAATCCGTCAATTTTGCATCCCTTGGTGCAGCCTATGGCGTAGAACACCATATTGTTCAATCCTGGGAGGAATGGATCAACTGGCTGAATCCACTGCCTGCTACAGGCATCCGCATTCTGGAATTACAGACAGACCGAAAAGCAGATGCCCAATGGCGGACCACCCAATTTGCTACCCTCACAGCAACAGGATTAGATGGATTGGCCTCAATTCTTTCCATTAGTACAGACAATCATTGCGATTAGAAAATTCAGCCCCTATTGATCAAGAATTCCTCGTATAATTTCTTCTTAAGAATCTTTGAATCAAGGAATATAAATTTACAAAAAACTATATTCCTTATCAATTTGTAATCACTTCATTAATAGGGTTAAACGGTCTATGACTAACACTGCAACAGCTGACCGGCAAGATGAGAAAGACGATAAAAAGAATGGTCAGGACAATCAGGCTGGGAAAGGATCTGAAGTAACCAGTCTGGCTGTTCGCAGCGAGAGCGCCAGAACTCATCACATTGTCCCCCTGCCCAATAATCGCCCGATCACCCGCAGCCTGACCCGATACCTGGAGGTAAGCTCTCTACCTGGTGGGCGTCCGATCTCAGTCAGCAGCTTTGAGGTGGTTGCCTATCTACCGGGCCACCGTCCGATCGCCGCAACCACCCACAAGTATGTCACTTCCGACACCCTACCAGGTCATCGTCCCGTCTCTGTCGGGACGCTCCACTACGATCACAACAACTTGTTACCCGGTGGACGCCCGATCGCATCTAACACTGATCAGGCCACCAGCACTCTGATTGGTTATCTGGACTAGGATGGCAATTGGGTTGCTCTTCTAAGTTATGGATTGGATGGGAAGCTCTGGAGCACCTGCAGCATCCTCCGGCTGCAATTGCGGCCTGCCCATGCTAGTGACGGCTGTGATCGGGTTGGGAGTCAATACCACTAACGCTCTGCTCTTACATCAGGATACCCACTTCGACCTGAATCTCCGGGGGGGCCTTCCTGCATATGGTGGCAGATGCCGCTAGCTCAATTGGGGTGATCCTGGCCGCGATCGCCATCTGGATCCTGCACTGGCTCTGGGTCGATGGGGTAATGAGTCTCTTTGTCGCCAGCCTGATCGTGGTAGGGTCGGTCCCTCTGGTGCTACAGAGCCTGAATATTTTGCTGGAAAAACCATCAGGGCATTTGGATCTGGCCCGCTTGTAGACCCTGCCGGAGCAACAGGAAGAGGTGATAGCAGTAGAGGATTTGAAGGCGTGGACTGTAGCCCTGGGTCAGGGCATCCTCTGTGCCCATCTTACCGTCACACCCCAGGATGGTAGAGCCCGAGATCCCCTGCTATATCACCTGCAAACCCTGATTCGACAGGAATTTGCCATTCCGGAAATTATTCTGCAACTGACGGCCCCACTGCCCGCTGTGGCGTCAGGTAACCCGTTATCTGATAGTCTGGACCGATTGCTTGGCAATGAACCCGCTCCAGGGATAGGGCCTGAGTCATCTGGGTCAACCCCAGATCGCCGATCGGGGAAGGTGCTGTAGCCCCACCAATGATCTTGGGTGCAATAAACGCCAGAACTTTCTGGATACATCCTTCGGCGATAGCCTGGGCTGCCAGCATCCCCCCACATTCCCAAAGCACCGACAGGCATCCCCGATCGTAAAGATGCGCCAGAGCCTGCGCTGGGGTGAGGGGGTCTAGTTCCAACACCGTCACACCCTTTTGCTGCAGGGCTTGTTGCAACTCTGGATTTTGTCCCGGCCTGGTCAAAACCAGGGTTTCTGCAGTCTGGGTCTCCCACAGGTGGGCTGCCGCTGGTAAATCTAGCGATCGACTCATCACCACCCGCAGGGGATTATGGTCGGCAACCCCATGGGTGGTCAGGAAGGGATTGTCCTGCCGCACTGTATTGCCCCCCACAATCACCGCCTCGCAGGTGGCTCGCAGATGATGCACCACAGTCCGGGCTGCTGGACTGGTAACCCAGGCGCTGTGGCCCCCAGGGGCAGCAATCTTGCCATCCAGGGTCATGGCATACTTGAGGAGGCCAAAGGGCCGCTGATATCGCACCCGATGGACAAAAGCTTCGTTTAAAGTCTGGCAGGCTACTTCTTCGACCCCGACAACCACTTCAATCCCAGCTGAGCGTAAGCGGTCAATTCCACTCCCAGAAACTCTGGGGTCCGGGTCCACCATGCCTAAAACCACTTTCCGGATCCCCGCTGCAATCACAGCTTCGGAACAGGGGGGGGTGCGGCCATAATGGTTGCAGGGCTCCAGATTGACATAGAGGGTGGCCCCTCTGGCTTGAATTCCGGCTTGTTGCAGGGCAAAGACTTCGGCATGGGGCTGACCCGCGCCAGGATGAAACCCTGACCCAATCATTCCCCCATCCTGCACGACCACGGCCCCGACCAAAGGATTAGGAGCCGTTTTGCCCAGAGCCTGACGGGCCAGCTCCAGGCAGCGTTGCATCCAGAATCGATCGTCTTCCCCCATGGATCCCCCACTGAACCCTGCTTTTACCGTCAATCACTGTATCCTGAAACACGTGGAGACTTCTTCCAGTCCAGCATAGAATTTTAATAATGGTTTCAGGGGTTATGACAAAAAGCCCCCTGGTCAAAATTCAGGTTTGGGGAATTAACGTGGCAGAGAACTCCGGCAATCTCGATAAGGACCGTTTCCTGTACCCAATCGGTCGCTACTACGGCCAGTTTACGCCAGAGCAACTGGCCTTTAATGCCAATCTACAGGAATTCGCCCAGCGGGTTTCCATCATTTGTGGCCTAGAAACAGGTGGAAAAATCCCTCCTGGAGCTGCTTACGAACAGATCAAAGAATTATGGAATGACTTAAAAGAATCCAAGCGCAATTTGATCGATGGGCAGGAAGATACTCACCCTCCAGAGAATCCTTAACCTGCCATCGAGGGGATGACCTGCTCTCTTTTGATGAAAATCCCCGACCATTGAGGTCGGGGGGCTGCTTTCTTTAACAATCCTCAGACGTGGATCGATCAAAAATTTAAATCTTTTAAATCTATAGTTGTGTCCAGCAAGTCCTGATGATTTGTTCAAACACCTGAAAACCTAGTTAAGGTGCTGCTCCATACCCGAATCCTGCCTCTTCCATGGCAGTCGGCTCCCTTACCAGCAGCCGAGTAGATGTCGTGAAAAATCGTCCCTGGCTAGAAGTCTCGGAAAATGTTCTTCTCTTTACCACTGGCGCAGGCTCAGTTGTATCAATCCTGTCTCAACAACTGGCCTACACTGCTGCGCCCCTCTCCCTGTTCCTCTTACTCAACCTGATGAGTCGGCGTCGGTTTGAACAGTTGACCCAGCAGACCACAACCGCTAGTCTGGCCCAACTGGATCAACGCTTCACCAACGACCTGACAGCAGTGCGCCAGCAGGTCCTTTCTCTGCCCAATTTGCTGGATCTGACCGGGTTGAAAAAAACCGTGTTAAAGAAGACCCAGGAAGCGATCGCAGACTTGCATCGGGAAATAGGCAGACGGATTGATGCGTTCGAAGAACAGGGAATTGGCCGCATCCATCGGGAACTGGGTCAGCTACAGGACCAGTACAATACCCTGGCCGAAGCTTTAAATGGGGTGACCTCCTATCTGCATCGTCTGGCCCCTTTGAACCGAGTTGATGCCTTGGAGCAAGCCGCCAACCAAATCCAGCGGGAATTTGCCCAATTACAGGTAAATCTTCAACATGTGGTCAATGAACCGAAAGTCAATCTCAATCCACTCCAGGACCAGATTAATCACCTGAATCGTCGTCTCAATAATCTACCACCGCCCTTCGATTCCACTTCTCTCCGTCAAGATATTGATTCCCTGATTCGTCTGGTGGGTGATCTGGTCCCCCGTCGAGAACTGGCGCGGATTGCAGTGGATATTGATCAAATCCAGCAACAGCAGAAGAATGTGGAACAAACTGTGGCACCGGTCAAGCTGGCAGTCACCATCTTTAAGCGGCAGTTGGAGGAAATCAGCCGTAAGGTCAGAACCGAGGAGACACTCTCCCAAACCAACGACAACAAGCAGGGGAATTTAATCCGAGAAGTCCAGGATCGAATTACGACCCTGGAGCAAAAGTTGGAACAACTTCCCCTGGCGCTGCAACCCGCCATCCAGGAAACAGACTCGCTCCGCCATTTGTTAGATGCCAGTGCTTTTCAAATGCAGTTGGAAACCCTGGTAGGGCGGTTGGACAAAGTGGAAACTTACCTCACTGGCATTCACACGAACCATAGGGTCCACCCGGAAAAGGCTCAAAATGGTCAGTCCCATCATCCTGGTTCTGATGATTTATATGCACCTCGCTACAATCTGGTCTTTGCCGTCAAAGATGCTGACAGTAAACCAGATATCCAGGGAGAGGGGGTTGCTGGCAGTCGGACAATTCTGGAGGAAGTCCTGCAACAGGCACGCCATCACTTAATTGTGGTCTGGCCCTGGCTGAGTGAAACCAATTTTGATCACGCCCTGGTGCAGAAGTTTAAGGACTTTCTGGACAATAAAGGAACAATTGAAATTGGCCTGGGGCATCTGGGCAGCACCTATCAAAGCCGACAACCCCGCTGCATCGATTTACAGGGAGCAGCCAGTTCCTTGGAGGAAGGCTTTCTTTTTGATGCCTTAAATCAGCTGACACAGTTAAAACGTCAGTATCCCAAGCAGTTTAAGTTCAAGATTCTGGGCACCGATGAAAACTTCGTCGTCTGCGATCGCACCATGGCTATTCTGGGAGTTCATAACATTGCTACCTCCAGCGCCGTCTTTCCCAATCTGGAGGTTGGGCTTCGGACCACAGACAGCCGGGTCATCCAGGGGTTGATGCATCGCTTCGAAGATCCGGCGATCGATGGGAGTGATGCGATCGCCTACTTTAATCGGGCCACAACTCGCTCCGAATTGGGGGATAAGCAAGGGGCGATTGCAGACTACACCCAGGTGCTTCAGGTCAACCCCAAAGATGATGTGGCTTACAACAATCGGGGGCTGGCTTACCATAGCCTGAATCAAAAACCAGAAGCCCTGGCAGATTTTGCCCAGGCTCTGCGGATTAATCCCTACAATGCCGCTGCTTACTGTAATCGGGGGCTGATGCAGGCAGAACAGGGCGATGGTGCTGCAGCCATCCAGGATTACAACCGGGCAATTCAGGTTGACTCAGAATTTGTCATGGCCTATTTCTATCGGGGACTGACCCAAACCCGCATGGGCAATAAACTCGCAGCGATCTCAGATTACAGTATCGCCCTGCGATTTAAGCCCAACTTTGCCCTGGCCTATTTCTATCGAGGGTTGGCCTATACCCGTACGGACGATCGTCAGGCTGCCATTGATGATCTTCTCCAGGCAGCCCAACTCTTTGCCCATCAGGGGAACAAAGCAAACTATCACAAGGCCCTGGATATGGCACTCTTGATTTTCGAGAAGGTAGGGGGCAACTTGAGCCTGGAAGCGCTGAATCATCCGCTCCTGCAGAAGCACCTGGTCCGGCAGAAATCTTGAGAAGTTTGTCCGGAATCGTTCTAATCGGAGGTGTGTGGGTATACTGAGAACCAGATTTGCTGATCACATTAGCCTAGATTGAATAGGTCACTTCTTAAAAGTGGCATACTATAAGTACTTTTCGATTGAGAGGATTGGGTATCCTGAGGGGTAACGCTTTCAAGAGCCAGTTATTTTTCCAGATATAGGACTTTTATAACCCTCTTGCCAACGATTAATACGTTATAGTTCTTAGCATTTAGCGTGATCGCGCTGTTGCTCTATTTAATTATCGCGATACCGTTAAGCAACATTTTCATGTCATGTGAGAGTAGTGCTTGATCGCTGTTTGATTGATCACTATGGGATTGAGGGCTTTTGAATCACCTGCTGCGGATTTAATTTTGGCAGATTCTGGTTCCTGAGCGACTCTGGCTGTTTTCCCTGATCTGTTCGCTCCTGGCCGTCTTTTTCTCATCATCAACTCCTAGCGTATTCATGGTTTGAACCGATGAAATTTTTCTCCAGACGCCCCAATTTCTTCCAGACCGCTTTGCTCACGGGAGCAGTTGTCACCGCTACAGCCCTTCATTTACCTGGGACTAAAGCTCAGGCGACTTTTCAGGATAGTCCCAAAGTGGTTGTGGACGAAGCCTGGCAAATTGTTAATCGGGACTATGTTGATGGCTCGTTTAACAAGGTCGATTGGCTGATGGTCCGACAGCGGCTGCTGAGCGTTAATTACAATTCCCGGGAGGAAGCCTATAGCGCTATCCGAGAGGCGTTGGAGAAGCTGGGTGATCCCTACACCCGATTCATGGACCCGAAGCAGTATCAGTCCCTGACCAACCAGACCCGAGGCGAACTATCTGGAATCGGGATTCGTCTGGAGTTGAACGAGCAAACCCGCATGTTGACAGTTGTTGAGCCCATCGACAACTCCCCGGCCAGCAAAGCTGGCATTCGCACGGGCGATCGGATCTTGATGATCGAGAACCGTCCCACCCAGGGTATGACCGTCGAGGAAGCCTCCAGCCTGATCCGGGGTGAAGTGGGAACCAAGTTAAACCTGCGTCTTCTCCGGGAAGGTGCAGGCGAAATTAATCTGACCCTGACAAGAGCCCAGATCGAGCTGCCTACGGTCAGCTTTTCCATTCGCCAGGAAGGACAGGAAAAAATCGGCTACATTCGTCTGAGTGAATTTAGCAGCCACGCAGCTGACCAGATGCGGCGAGCCATTAATGAACTTCAGAATCAGAAAGTGGATGCTTTTGTGCTCGATCTGAGGGGCAATCCAGGGGGACTGCTCCAGGCCAGTATTGAAATTTCCCGCATGTGGGTGGATACCGGTTCGATCGTGCGCACAGTTGACCGACGGGGCAGAAATGAGGAAATGAAGGCCAATCGCACTGCCTTAACGAATTTACCCCTGGTTGTTCTAGTGGATGGCAACTCGGCCAGTTCCAGTGAAATCCTGACTGGGGCTCTGAAGGACAATGGCCGAGCCATGGTTGTTGGCAGCCAGACCTTTGGTAAAGCGCTGGTTCAATCCGTTCATCCCCTCTCCGATGGATCGGGGCTAGCTGTCACAATTGCTCACTACTACACCCCCAAAGGCACAGACATCAGCAAGAAGGGAATTACCCCAGATGTGACCATTGATCTGACTGACGCTCAGCGGCAAGTTTTGGTCACTAATCCTAAACTGATTGGGACTCGGGAAGATCCTCAATATGCACGCGCAGTCACAGTCCTGCAGACTACTGCCTTGACAAGGCCTAACTTCAACCAATCCGCCAGACAGAGCAACACCAACTAATCTCAACAACCATTCATCCCTTGAACAGGGCGCGATTAAATTGCGCCCTGTTTTTTATCCTCCCCTTAGTTGGGTGACCAGATGGGCCAGTTCAGGCAAAATCAACTTTTCCATTGCCAGACGGACCGCACCCGTAGAACCAGGAATTGAAAAGATCAACTTTTCTCCATAAGTCCCCGCAACCGCCCTTGAAGCCATGGCTCTGGAGCCAATCTCCTGATAACTGAGCCAGCGAAAGAGCTCTCCAAATCCGGGCAGGGTTTTCTCCAGTAAGCCGACGATCGCTTCATAGGTCGTGTCCCGGGGCGCAATCCCTGTTCCACCATTGAGAATCACAGCCTCTATTTGCAAAGCCTGACTCAAGCTGTGTAGTTTCTCCTGAACCGGGGTCGGCTCATCGGGAAGCACCTCATAAAACCCAACGCCATGCCCCCCCTCGATTAAAAGACTTTGAATGAGCTGTCCACTTCGATCGGTTGCCACCGTACGGGTATCACTGATCGTCAAGACCGCACAAGTCACTGCACGTCCGGAGCCATCTGGGTGGGGCTGAGGCGATGAAGGGTGTTGCATAGTCCGCTCGTTACGACTGGGTGAAGCCCAGACCTTTTTCCTCGGCATAGCGCTGCATAAAGCGCATAAAGCGATCCCAATCTTCGACAGACTTCATCACATAGGTCGCCTCCAAAGCGGCTGGCTGACCATTAATGAACTTGGCTTTCACCTCCCGCGTCACCAGTTCGCCTTCTTCATCCAACAGATACATCCCCGTCACATCCTCCGTACTGGTCTCACTGAGGGCACGGGGATTTTCAAAGTAGAATGTTGCTGCTCCATTACTGCCGTCACGGGAACGAGTCAAACGCACGTCAGGGATAACGTCCTCCGGAATCCCTCTAGAAAACTGAATTTCAGCCATACAATTATTAAGTTTGTTGCGATTTATTGAGTATTTCTCATCATCGCATCATATCTGCAGGAGATCAAAAGTGATTTATTCAGTACACTTGCCCCTCCAGCCTGGACTAAAATGAATTCCATACTGGAGTCCAGAAATTCTCTGTATGATTACGGCAATCATTGCTACCAATGTTGTCATTGCCCTTGCCTGTTTCTATCTAGCCTGGAAAATTTGGCAGATGAAGGGATTTCTGGCCAGGGCGGCCAATCGGCTGACTGCCTATGAACGGGCAACTCGCCGAGGGCTGGCTGTTTCTCCGCCAGCAATCCTGTGGGCCCAGCGGGGAACCTACCAGCTCAGGCAACGCTATCGAGGGCTGGAACCCCAAGTCGAAAAGTTGCGGCAGGTGCTGCTGCTGCTGGGATGGGCATCAGGGTGGTGGAGCCAGATGGCAAGAGGAAACCGTAAAAGTTCCATCAAAAAATATTCGAATAAATTGTCATGAGTTACGGCAGTAAGTGGCTCAGATGGATTAATGTGGAATCAACAGAAAAGGTTAGAAGCTGAAATGTCGAGTAATCGTGCAGGCGCATTCATGGGTGGTTTTTTAATAGGAGCAGCCGTAGGGGCAATCACTGGCCTGTTGCTAGCTCCTCGGAGTGGGCGCGAAACACGACAGTTCCTGAAAAAGTCTGCGGATGCACTACCCGAAATTGCTGAAGATTTATCCACCAGCGTGCAACTGCAGGCCGATCGGCTCTCTGAATCTGCTCTGCGCAGATGGGATGGCACCTTAGTTCGCTTGCGAGAGGCGATCGCCGCCGGGTTAGAAGCTAGCCAGGAGGAAAGTCATACTCCGACGGACAGTCCTACTGAGTCTTCAGGCTTGAATCAGCCACCCCAGCTACGCACCCTACGCGACTCTTCCAGAAAACCTCGCTGAGGCATAATCAGGCAGCGCTTGTGATTGATCCTGTCTTTTTTCTTGGACTTTCCATTCTACTGGTTGCGATCAGTCTCACTGCCGTTCTGGTTGTGCTCATCCCTGCTGTCCTGGAACTGGCAAGGGCCGCCCGCAGCGCTGAAAAGCTATTCGACACCTTAAGCCGAGATCTCCCGCCCACCTTAGAGGCCATTCGCCTGACGGGTATGGAAATCAGCGATTTGACTGATGATATGAGTGAAGGCGTCAGAAACGCTGGCCAGGTCGTTAAACGGGTGGATCAGAGCCTGGATGGAGCTAGAAAACAAGCCCAGCGAGTCCAAGTTACCACTCGTAGTGTCTTTGCAGGGGTCAAGGCAGCCTGGCGCAGTTTCACACGCCCAGCCCCAGGCAAGCCTGCCAACCGCCGCTCCACTGGACGTTTAGCTCCCAGCTATCGACCTTCCGTTGATTTACCCGCTGACGCTCCTGGCTATCCTGAGTATGATGTGCTCAATGACCCTGGAGAGTCAGGCAACCTGCATAGCGCTTTCGAAAGCAGTGACGAGTCAGAGGAAAATCTACTGTCCCTTGATGAAGTCTGGGCCGATCGGCCAGAGTCCAGGGCCATCTCCCAACACCTCCCCCATCCCTCCCAGCAAGATTCAGAACCCTTGATCGACTGACTGCTAAAAGCTAAATTCCGCCTTAGTATATAAGTACTATTTCTGCGAACTGCCTTGAAAGGCTTCTGCCCAGATTGTGATGCGGATCTTGCTGAATACTCTCACCGATCTGTTCCTGGCTGTCATCCTAGCCTGCGTTCTGATCAAACTAGTTCATGTTCTTCTGCCAACCCTGGATAGGCTGTCCGTACAACCTTTTTATCGGCAATTACAACAGAACCTGAACCGCAATATTCTCCTTTTGAGCCATCATCCATTCAGGCCTGTCAGTTCCACACAAAGCCCCTCCAGGCCAGTTGCCCTGCCACGTCCCCAACCACCAGAATCTGTCTCCCCTCTCTCTGGGCACAATCCGGCGCTGAAGCCCCTCGAATTCACCCCAAAAGAGATCCAGTATTTTCTG from Leptolyngbya sp. 'hensonii' includes these protein-coding regions:
- a CDS encoding DUF948 domain-containing protein yields the protein MIDPVFFLGLSILLVAISLTAVLVVLIPAVLELARAARSAEKLFDTLSRDLPPTLEAIRLTGMEISDLTDDMSEGVRNAGQVVKRVDQSLDGARKQAQRVQVTTRSVFAGVKAAWRSFTRPAPGKPANRRSTGRLAPSYRPSVDLPADAPGYPEYDVLNDPGESGNLHSAFESSDESEENLLSLDEVWADRPESRAISQHLPHPSQQDSEPLID